Proteins encoded by one window of Halorubrum ruber:
- a CDS encoding proteasome assembly chaperone family protein — MSRPPADPTTPRFSVEHDTEPGETLIAGFSSFGLAGLTAVDYLVDDLDFEETGHVRIDGAPSITPFTRGTPRHPIRLYTDADREITVLVAEQFVPPFLGELLADALLDWSEANGIGEIAVLAGVPVAHGPDAHRTFHVATEDYRAARLGDGVDVPAMESGFLDGANAGLLERGLDSPLGVGVFVTPVHAQAPDVDAAVRLVDTANAIYELGVDAAPLEAFAEEIRRRYEELAERIEEREPEGSYDRMYM, encoded by the coding sequence ATGTCTCGACCGCCCGCGGACCCGACGACACCGAGGTTCAGCGTCGAACACGACACCGAGCCGGGCGAAACCCTGATAGCCGGCTTCTCCTCGTTCGGGCTCGCCGGCCTGACCGCCGTCGACTACCTCGTCGACGACCTCGACTTCGAGGAGACCGGCCACGTCCGGATCGACGGCGCCCCGTCGATCACGCCGTTCACGAGGGGGACGCCGCGGCACCCGATCCGGCTGTACACCGACGCGGACCGCGAGATCACGGTCCTGGTCGCCGAGCAGTTCGTCCCGCCGTTCCTCGGCGAACTGCTCGCGGACGCCCTCCTCGACTGGTCGGAGGCGAACGGGATCGGAGAGATCGCGGTGTTGGCGGGCGTTCCCGTGGCGCACGGTCCCGACGCCCACCGCACCTTCCACGTCGCCACCGAGGACTACCGCGCCGCCCGCCTCGGAGACGGAGTCGACGTGCCCGCGATGGAGTCCGGATTCCTCGACGGGGCCAACGCCGGCCTGCTCGAACGCGGCCTCGACTCGCCGCTCGGCGTCGGGGTGTTCGTCACGCCGGTCCACGCGCAGGCGCCCGACGTCGACGCCGCGGTGCGGCTCGTCGACACGGCGAACGCGATCTACGAGCTCGGCGTCGACGCGGCCCCGCTGGAGGCGTTCGCCGAGGAGATCCGGCGCCGCTACGAGGAGCTCGCCGAGCGGATCGAAGAGCGGGAGCCCGAGGGGAGCTACGACCGGATGTACATGTAG
- the trmB gene encoding HTH-type sugar sensing transcriptional regulator TrmB: MTDDLRDTLDRVGDRFNLGEYEIDAYLAVLEHGELTASDIADRTDIPQPRVYDTVRSLSDRGLVELRESRPMKIVAVDPDDAFGDLRSSFAEMVDELEARYTAPTRETEAVSLVKSRSTILRYLEEVIENAEYELALSLTPGLLRRFRDELAAKVAEGVSVELLVTPASNAPDPAEFDYLEVATIARARRGITTPVLAVGDGEYSVYATQDALRDDRERYGVIFNRSALGFLVSGFFGTVLWTTAETLAADGEERPFPRRYASIRRAVKDVREFDGEEFYATVEGRDIETGEEVTVRGKVVDVAFVDTEEVASLVVETESGRVEIGGRVAALEDVEGQEIVIGRDEPPAL; encoded by the coding sequence ATGACAGACGATCTCCGGGACACCCTCGACCGCGTCGGGGACCGGTTCAACCTCGGCGAGTACGAGATCGACGCGTACCTCGCGGTGCTGGAACACGGAGAACTGACGGCGAGCGACATCGCCGACCGGACCGACATCCCGCAGCCGCGGGTGTACGACACCGTCCGGAGCCTCTCCGACCGCGGGCTCGTCGAGCTCCGCGAGTCGCGCCCGATGAAGATCGTCGCGGTCGACCCCGACGACGCGTTCGGCGACCTGCGCTCGTCGTTCGCGGAGATGGTCGACGAGCTGGAGGCGCGCTACACCGCGCCGACCCGCGAGACCGAGGCGGTGTCGCTCGTGAAGTCGCGCTCGACGATCCTCCGGTACCTCGAAGAGGTGATCGAGAACGCGGAGTACGAGCTCGCGCTGTCGCTCACCCCCGGCCTCCTCCGGCGCTTCCGCGACGAGCTCGCCGCGAAGGTGGCCGAGGGGGTCAGCGTCGAACTGCTCGTCACGCCCGCGTCGAACGCGCCCGACCCGGCGGAGTTCGACTACCTGGAGGTCGCGACCATCGCGCGCGCCCGCCGGGGGATCACCACGCCGGTCCTCGCGGTCGGCGACGGCGAGTACTCCGTCTACGCCACGCAGGACGCACTGCGCGACGACCGCGAGCGCTACGGCGTCATCTTCAACCGCTCCGCGCTCGGCTTCCTCGTCTCCGGCTTCTTCGGGACGGTCCTGTGGACGACCGCCGAGACGCTCGCCGCCGACGGCGAGGAGCGGCCCTTCCCGCGCCGCTACGCCTCCATCCGCCGCGCCGTGAAGGACGTCCGCGAGTTCGACGGCGAGGAGTTCTACGCGACCGTCGAGGGGCGCGACATCGAGACCGGCGAGGAGGTGACGGTCCGCGGGAAGGTGGTCGACGTCGCGTTCGTCGACACGGAGGAGGTGGCCTCGCTCGTCGTCGAGACCGAGAGCGGCCGCGTCGAGATCGGCGGCCGCGTCGCCGCCTTAGAGGACGTCGAGGGCCAGGAGATAGTCATCGGCCGCGACGAGCCGCCGGCGCTTTGA
- a CDS encoding universal stress protein: MTLVVVPVRFPPSSHSAATLREAARIAEERGADLTILHVDLYQRSGGVSRSDLKRAVEERIGRVDRARYVVRRGFLVEETILEEIVAEGADVVVIGSKQAGRWRRMVQKLLSDPDIDSFLRGELDCTVITVGADGETTGEEADGGDEGDVPLPNDGDD; encoded by the coding sequence ATGACGCTCGTCGTGGTTCCGGTCCGATTTCCTCCCTCGTCGCACTCGGCGGCGACGCTCCGAGAAGCGGCTCGCATCGCCGAGGAGCGCGGCGCCGACCTCACGATCCTCCACGTCGACTTATACCAGCGCTCGGGAGGCGTCTCGCGCAGCGACCTCAAGCGCGCGGTCGAAGAGCGGATCGGCCGGGTCGACCGCGCGCGCTACGTCGTCCGCCGCGGCTTCCTCGTCGAGGAGACGATCTTAGAAGAGATCGTCGCCGAGGGGGCCGACGTCGTCGTCATCGGCTCGAAGCAGGCCGGCCGGTGGCGGCGGATGGTCCAGAAGCTGCTCTCCGACCCGGACATCGACTCGTTCCTCCGGGGCGAGCTCGACTGCACCGTGATCACCGTCGGCGCCGACGGCGAGACCACGGGCGAGGAGGCGGACGGCGGCGACGAGGGCGACGTTCCCCTCCCGAACGACGGCGACGACTGA
- a CDS encoding DJ-1/PfpI family protein — protein MNVDVLLYDGFDELDGIGPYEVFDYAFGYAAERDDGQGESTRAGRVRYVTLDERDRVTASHGTRVGVDGTLPDPNADDAPDLLVVPGGGWSARDEDASAWAEARKGDVPRALAAHHEAGTRIASVCTGSMLLAEAGITDGRRAVTHASAIEELRESGAEVVDARVVDDGDLLSAGGVTSGIDLALYLVEREFGEGVAGRVATVIEYERRYEVAE, from the coding sequence ATGAACGTCGACGTGCTGCTGTACGACGGGTTCGACGAGCTCGACGGTATCGGCCCGTACGAGGTGTTCGACTACGCGTTCGGCTACGCGGCCGAGCGGGACGACGGCCAGGGAGAGTCGACGAGGGCGGGGCGCGTCCGGTACGTCACGCTCGACGAACGCGATCGGGTGACCGCGAGCCACGGGACTCGCGTGGGCGTGGACGGGACCCTTCCCGATCCGAACGCTGACGACGCGCCCGACCTGCTGGTCGTCCCCGGCGGCGGCTGGAGCGCGCGCGACGAGGACGCGAGCGCGTGGGCCGAGGCGCGGAAGGGGGACGTGCCGCGCGCGCTCGCGGCGCACCACGAGGCCGGCACGCGGATCGCCTCGGTGTGCACCGGGTCGATGCTGCTCGCGGAGGCGGGGATCACCGACGGCCGCCGGGCGGTCACGCACGCCTCGGCGATCGAGGAGCTCCGTGAGTCGGGCGCCGAGGTCGTCGACGCGCGCGTCGTCGACGACGGCGACCTCCTCTCCGCGGGCGGGGTCACCTCCGGGATCGACCTCGCGTTGTATCTCGTCGAGCGCGAGTTCGGCGAGGGGGTCGCCGGCCGGGTGGCGACCGTCATCGAGTACGAGCGGCGGTACGAGGTCGCGGAGTGA
- a CDS encoding SCO family protein gives MKRRTMLAGVGTAAAGSVAGCTSRLFGGSPDGVTLDPQEDQIADSEDLAYPAYGQSLPSFELPAPLADETFDSDELDRTALVTGVFTFCPAECSILLRQWVTVQRRVADAGLTDDVYFIPITFDPERDDAAALRDNAESIGADLDAGNWLYLRPETPERAKAVVEDKLGIGFERTTDSDRLPGYDFTHIVVTMLVNPDGVVERAYRGERLDPERVASDIERVAAAFDDE, from the coding sequence ATGAAGCGCCGAACGATGCTCGCCGGCGTCGGAACGGCCGCCGCCGGCTCGGTCGCGGGCTGTACCTCTCGGCTGTTCGGCGGGAGTCCGGACGGCGTCACGCTCGATCCGCAGGAGGACCAGATCGCGGACAGCGAGGACCTCGCGTACCCCGCGTACGGGCAATCGCTCCCGTCGTTCGAACTCCCGGCCCCCCTCGCGGACGAGACGTTCGACAGCGATGAACTCGACCGGACCGCCCTCGTGACCGGCGTGTTCACCTTCTGTCCCGCGGAGTGTTCGATCCTGCTGCGGCAGTGGGTGACGGTCCAGCGCCGCGTCGCCGACGCGGGACTGACAGACGACGTGTACTTCATCCCGATAACGTTCGATCCGGAGCGCGACGACGCGGCCGCGCTGCGCGACAACGCCGAGTCGATCGGCGCCGACCTCGACGCCGGCAACTGGCTCTACCTCCGTCCAGAGACGCCCGAGCGCGCGAAGGCCGTGGTCGAGGACAAACTGGGGATCGGGTTCGAGCGGACGACCGACAGCGACCGGCTCCCCGGATACGACTTCACCCACATCGTCGTGACCATGCTCGTCAACCCTGACGGGGTCGTCGAGCGCGCGTACCGCGGCGAGCGGCTCGACCCGGAGCGGGTCGCGAGCGACATCGAGCGAGTCGCGGCCGCCTTCGACGACGAGTGA
- a CDS encoding sulfite exporter TauE/SafE family protein: protein MYAVSAAALRPFLAAADPATCEPSGSLYATDSLGLGVFLLVGLLGGAHCLGMCGPLVTTYADRMRSGEAAGGRGRGDDLTVRQVRQHALFNLGRATSYAVLGGLFGLAGSVAFVTGRTMTTVADDVHALTGIAVGGMIVAVGVRYALRLEFESVPIPGFDRVAAAVSERIVARVDAWVGDWRILGLGAAHGFLPCPLLYPAFLYAFVQGSALGGAVSLGVLGLGTVPAMLLFGTAFQSMRLETRLRFHRVLGVAFVALGYVPLQHGLATLGVPLPHPPIPYYAPL, encoded by the coding sequence ATGTACGCTGTCAGCGCTGCGGCGCTCCGTCCGTTCCTCGCCGCCGCCGACCCGGCGACCTGCGAGCCGAGCGGCTCCCTCTACGCGACCGACTCGCTGGGCCTCGGCGTCTTCCTCCTTGTCGGGCTGCTCGGCGGCGCCCACTGTCTCGGCATGTGCGGGCCGCTCGTCACCACCTACGCCGACCGGATGCGGTCCGGGGAGGCCGCCGGCGGGCGCGGGCGGGGCGACGACCTCACCGTGCGGCAGGTCCGCCAGCACGCGCTGTTCAACCTCGGCCGGGCGACGAGCTACGCGGTCCTCGGGGGCCTCTTCGGGCTCGCCGGGAGCGTCGCGTTCGTCACGGGACGGACGATGACGACCGTCGCCGACGACGTCCACGCGCTCACCGGAATCGCCGTCGGCGGGATGATCGTCGCCGTCGGCGTTCGTTACGCGCTCCGACTCGAGTTCGAGTCCGTCCCGATCCCGGGGTTCGACCGGGTCGCGGCCGCGGTGAGCGAGCGGATCGTCGCCCGCGTCGACGCGTGGGTCGGCGACTGGCGCATCCTCGGGCTAGGTGCGGCCCACGGATTCCTCCCGTGTCCGCTCTTGTATCCCGCGTTCCTGTACGCGTTCGTTCAGGGGAGCGCGCTCGGGGGCGCCGTTTCGCTCGGCGTCCTCGGCCTCGGGACGGTGCCGGCGATGCTACTGTTCGGGACGGCCTTCCAGTCGATGCGCCTCGAAACGCGGCTCCGGTTCCACCGCGTCCTCGGGGTCGCGTTCGTCGCGCTCGGGTACGTCCCCCTCCAGCACGGGCTCGCGACGCTCGGCGTCCCGCTGCCGCATCCGCCGATCCCGTACTACGCGCCGCTTTGA
- a CDS encoding winged helix-turn-helix transcriptional regulator, with translation MSDTRSRIRRHVRETPGVHFNRIGRDLDIATGQAQYHLRRLVRDGELAVERIGGRAHYFDPDVDARDRRTLAFLRRETAREIVVRLHADGPTRPAALADDLGLAKSTVSWHVSTLADHGIVEKSPDRPMTVSLARPERTAALLDEVSPSLPDRLVDRFVRTVDSLFDAEE, from the coding sequence ATGTCGGACACCAGATCCCGGATCCGACGCCACGTCCGCGAGACTCCCGGCGTCCACTTCAACCGGATCGGCCGCGACCTCGACATCGCGACCGGGCAGGCGCAGTACCACCTCCGGCGACTCGTCCGCGACGGCGAGCTGGCGGTCGAGCGGATCGGCGGGCGCGCCCACTACTTCGATCCGGACGTCGACGCGCGGGACCGCCGGACCCTCGCGTTCCTCAGGCGCGAGACGGCGCGCGAGATCGTCGTCCGCCTCCACGCGGACGGCCCGACTCGCCCGGCGGCGCTCGCGGACGACCTCGGCCTCGCGAAGAGCACGGTGTCGTGGCACGTCTCGACGCTCGCCGACCACGGGATCGTCGAGAAGTCGCCCGACAGACCGATGACCGTCTCGCTGGCCCGTCCGGAGCGGACGGCCGCGCTCCTCGACGAGGTGTCGCCGTCGCTGCCCGACCGGCTCGTCGACCGCTTCGTCCGCACGGTCGACTCGCTCTTCGACGCCGAGGAGTGA
- a CDS encoding DUF7471 family protein: protein MAQSLSGSVPALAGWSVEGSLPILAVVIAAGLGTTLLFAVSLAAYRRRRRAQYRLIALAVGALLARSVVGAGTVLGVVPMPVHHLVAHSLDFLIAALVLYAVYAHAPGAVGDDAASD from the coding sequence GTGGCGCAGTCGCTCTCGGGGTCGGTACCGGCGCTCGCCGGGTGGTCCGTAGAGGGGTCGCTCCCCATCTTGGCGGTCGTGATCGCCGCCGGGCTCGGAACGACTCTCCTCTTCGCCGTCAGCCTCGCCGCGTACCGTCGGCGGCGGCGGGCGCAGTACCGGCTGATCGCCCTCGCGGTCGGCGCGCTCCTCGCCCGGTCGGTCGTGGGCGCCGGCACGGTCCTCGGCGTCGTGCCGATGCCGGTCCACCACCTCGTCGCGCACAGTCTGGACTTCCTGATCGCCGCGCTCGTCCTCTACGCCGTGTACGCCCACGCGCCCGGGGCCGTCGGCGACGACGCCGCCTCGGACTGA
- a CDS encoding ABC transporter ATP-binding protein, whose amino-acid sequence MSERALAAVDGVTRAYGGVPVLEGVSLSVEAGVTAVVGPNGSGKSTLLGVLAGAVEPTDGAVRYPEGGPRSGSEKRVGYLPQRVPFRDGFTARETLGFYAALVDGDPDAALAAVGLADAADKRVEALSGGMRRLLGIAQATLGDPAVVVLDEPTSGLDPEMRERAFRAAARASDDAAVVVSSHDLDLVDAHADAVVVLRRGRIAAAGPRERLLDEHEVDDVDGLYRAVAGDADAIARGDNGGEAVHVAGVSDR is encoded by the coding sequence ATGAGCGAGCGCGCGCTCGCCGCGGTCGACGGCGTCACGCGGGCCTACGGCGGCGTCCCGGTCCTCGAAGGCGTCTCGCTGTCGGTCGAGGCGGGCGTCACCGCCGTGGTCGGCCCCAACGGCTCTGGCAAGTCCACGCTCCTCGGGGTGCTCGCGGGCGCGGTCGAGCCCACCGACGGGGCCGTCCGGTACCCCGAGGGCGGCCCGCGCTCCGGCTCCGAGAAGCGCGTCGGCTACCTCCCGCAGCGGGTCCCGTTCCGCGACGGGTTCACCGCGCGCGAGACGCTCGGGTTCTACGCGGCGCTCGTCGACGGGGACCCGGACGCCGCGCTGGCGGCGGTCGGGCTCGCCGACGCCGCCGACAAGCGCGTCGAGGCGCTCTCCGGCGGGATGCGGCGGCTGCTCGGGATCGCGCAGGCGACGCTCGGCGACCCGGCCGTCGTCGTCCTCGACGAGCCGACCAGCGGGCTCGATCCGGAGATGCGCGAGCGGGCCTTCCGCGCCGCGGCCCGCGCGAGCGACGACGCAGCGGTCGTCGTCAGCTCGCACGACCTCGACCTCGTCGACGCGCACGCGGACGCCGTCGTGGTCCTCCGCCGCGGACGGATCGCCGCGGCGGGGCCCCGCGAACGGCTCCTCGACGAGCACGAGGTCGACGATGTGGACGGACTGTACCGCGCCGTCGCCGGCGACGCCGACGCCATCGCACGGGGAGACAACGGCGGCGAGGCGGTCCACGTCGCGGGGGTGTCCGACCGATGA
- a CDS encoding NosD domain-containing protein: protein MAVFDPATARSRRLRLAVVALVALAAVATAGAFAADPSESVPEPVRFDDAVQLGLSSETDALMAGDATLPRVQVFYSQLQYVVGYNGVVSFVDSRRDGRTERQFGYPLVAYVETFDHRDPGTTESGLFSATGAGGWTPVGDARYVVGSDAQGPSGEVVVPFRDREAAAAFAADHGGSVVGWEAVRTRSFDVDSAATVRSLAPERWRTATERLAAAERRADRPVSVVVGEDAPTIDAAVAAAPPNTTVRVPPGTYEETVTVNRSVTIAGAGAGGERGDAGATRVVGNGTGSVITVRAPDVALTGMRIAGTGNRTRDPDAARESRDPEGGTWDTNIQLGYGHGDAGVKAVGAPGLVVDDVAVDTDASGLLLREGSHATATGLLVDGTDEWQDGFMGVTGMESRVTVTDSRFEGGRDGIYLHRADGSVVRNSTFVDNRYGTHLMYTGDALVADNAFRNELFAGVTVMTRPAGNAIVGNDVRNSSAGIQASGTRTYIGYNTLVGNELGFSTSARGSLYEHNVVVDNELGARATTVVPSSRVVANDFVGNDDHADAGAGALRVWADGDRGNYWEGANVGPRAAGDRAYRPTSPVDGALHRHPSAVAVRESPAARLLDRLRGTVPGARSGSIMDPVPAAEPYHPDRIDAVTGANADDGPVRGDWRSAHGGAGNASVTPSVRPTATAEGAE from the coding sequence GTGGCAGTTTTCGACCCCGCTACCGCCCGGTCGCGTCGCCTCCGCCTCGCGGTCGTCGCGCTCGTCGCGCTCGCCGCGGTCGCGACCGCCGGCGCGTTCGCCGCGGACCCGAGCGAGTCGGTCCCCGAGCCGGTGCGGTTCGACGACGCGGTCCAGCTGGGGCTCTCCTCGGAGACGGACGCGCTGATGGCCGGGGACGCGACCCTCCCGCGGGTCCAGGTGTTCTACTCGCAGCTCCAGTACGTCGTCGGCTACAACGGGGTCGTCTCGTTCGTCGACTCGCGGCGGGACGGCCGGACGGAGCGGCAGTTCGGCTACCCGCTCGTCGCGTACGTCGAGACGTTCGACCACAGGGACCCGGGCACGACCGAGTCCGGGCTGTTCTCAGCGACCGGCGCGGGCGGGTGGACGCCGGTCGGTGACGCCCGGTACGTCGTCGGGAGCGACGCCCAGGGCCCCTCCGGCGAGGTCGTCGTTCCCTTCCGGGACCGCGAGGCGGCGGCGGCGTTCGCGGCCGACCACGGCGGGTCGGTCGTCGGCTGGGAGGCGGTCCGGACCCGGTCGTTCGACGTCGACTCCGCGGCGACCGTGCGGTCGCTCGCGCCGGAGCGCTGGCGGACGGCGACCGAGCGGCTCGCGGCGGCGGAGCGGCGCGCGGACCGACCGGTCTCCGTCGTCGTCGGCGAGGACGCCCCCACCATCGACGCCGCGGTCGCGGCCGCGCCGCCGAACACGACGGTCCGCGTGCCGCCCGGGACCTACGAGGAGACCGTGACGGTGAATCGGTCCGTGACGATCGCCGGCGCGGGCGCCGGCGGCGAGCGGGGCGACGCCGGCGCGACCCGCGTCGTCGGCAACGGGACCGGGTCGGTGATCACCGTCCGCGCGCCCGACGTGGCGCTCACGGGGATGCGAATCGCGGGCACGGGGAACCGCACCCGCGACCCGGACGCAGCCCGCGAGTCCCGCGACCCGGAGGGCGGAACGTGGGACACGAACATCCAGCTCGGCTACGGCCACGGTGACGCCGGGGTCAAGGCGGTCGGCGCGCCGGGGCTCGTCGTCGACGACGTCGCCGTCGACACGGACGCGAGCGGCCTCCTGCTCCGGGAGGGCTCGCACGCGACCGCGACCGGGCTCCTCGTCGACGGGACCGACGAGTGGCAGGACGGATTCATGGGCGTCACCGGGATGGAGTCGCGCGTCACCGTCACCGACAGCCGGTTCGAGGGCGGTCGGGACGGGATCTACCTCCACCGCGCGGACGGCTCCGTCGTCCGCAACTCGACGTTCGTCGACAACCGGTACGGGACGCATCTCATGTACACCGGCGACGCGCTGGTCGCGGACAACGCCTTCCGGAACGAGCTGTTCGCCGGCGTCACCGTGATGACGCGGCCGGCCGGGAACGCGATCGTCGGCAACGACGTCCGCAACTCCAGCGCTGGAATCCAGGCGTCGGGCACGCGGACCTATATCGGCTACAACACGCTGGTCGGGAACGAGCTCGGCTTCTCCACGAGCGCCCGCGGGTCGCTGTACGAACACAACGTCGTCGTCGACAACGAACTCGGGGCGCGCGCGACGACCGTCGTGCCGTCGAGCCGGGTCGTCGCGAACGACTTCGTCGGGAACGACGACCACGCCGACGCCGGGGCCGGCGCCCTGCGCGTGTGGGCCGACGGGGACCGCGGGAACTACTGGGAGGGCGCGAACGTCGGCCCGCGCGCGGCCGGCGACCGGGCGTACCGACCGACCTCGCCCGTCGACGGCGCGCTCCACCGGCATCCGAGCGCGGTCGCGGTCCGCGAGTCGCCCGCGGCGCGGCTGCTCGACCGGCTCCGCGGGACCGTCCCCGGCGCGCGCTCCGGGAGCATCATGGACCCCGTCCCCGCGGCAGAGCCGTACCACCCCGACCGGATCGACGCGGTTACGGGGGCGAACGCCGACGACGGGCCGGTTCGGGGCGACTGGCGGTCCGCGCACGGGGGCGCCGGAAACGCGAGCGTGACGCCTTCGGTACGACCGACGGCGACCGCGGAGGGGGCGGAATGA
- a CDS encoding nitrous oxide reductase accessory protein NosL, translating into MTRDDPSMPARPRSESVPRRRLLAGIAAAGIGSVAGCAGGGSNSIAPVTIADDQACDQCGMIVADHPGTVGQVHFEDDEPEGGRPAQFCSATCTYTYRFDAEGEGRTPLATFLTDYSAVEQEIFEQGGDTMFSSHVESEAFARESALTVVARSEVIGAMGPDLIPFSDDGDVDEFVAEYGGEAMPATEVERSTLEAL; encoded by the coding sequence ATGACGAGAGACGACCCTTCGATGCCCGCGCGCCCTCGTTCGGAGAGCGTCCCGCGGCGACGCCTGCTCGCCGGAATCGCCGCCGCCGGGATCGGTTCCGTCGCCGGCTGTGCCGGCGGCGGGTCGAACTCGATCGCCCCCGTCACCATCGCCGACGATCAGGCCTGCGACCAGTGCGGGATGATCGTCGCCGACCACCCCGGGACGGTCGGGCAGGTCCACTTCGAGGACGACGAGCCGGAGGGCGGTCGCCCGGCGCAGTTCTGTAGCGCGACCTGCACGTACACCTACCGGTTCGACGCCGAAGGCGAGGGACGGACGCCGCTGGCGACGTTCCTCACCGACTACTCGGCGGTCGAACAGGAGATCTTCGAGCAGGGCGGCGACACGATGTTCTCCTCGCACGTCGAGAGCGAGGCGTTCGCCCGAGAGTCGGCCCTCACGGTCGTCGCGCGCAGCGAGGTGATCGGCGCGATGGGGCCGGACCTGATCCCGTTCAGCGACGACGGAGACGTCGACGAGTTCGTCGCGGAGTACGGCGGCGAGGCGATGCCCGCGACCGAGGTGGAGCGGTCGACGCTCGAAGCTTTATAA